The following are from one region of the Salvia splendens isolate huo1 chromosome 2, SspV2, whole genome shotgun sequence genome:
- the LOC121765339 gene encoding cysteine-rich and transmembrane domain-containing protein WIH2-like encodes MSYYNQNQPPVGVPPPQGYPPEGYPKDAYPPAGYPPQGYPQQQGYPPQGYPPQYAPQYGHPPPQQQQHSSGSTGVLEGCLAALCCCCLLDACF; translated from the exons ATGAGTTATTATAATCAGAATCAGCCGCCAGTGGGTGTACCTCCGCCTCAAG GTTATCCGCCGGAAGGCTACCCGAAAGATGCATATCCGCCGGCTGGATACCCGCCGCAGGGGTATCCGCAGCAACAGGGCTACCCACCCCAGGGGTATCCTCCGCAGTACGCCCCCCAGTACGGCCATCCGCCGCCGCAGCAGCAACAACACTCCAGTGGCAGTACCGGAGTATTGGAAGGATG TTTGGCTGCTCTCTGCTGCTGCTGTCTCCTTGATGCATGCTTCTGA